Proteins encoded together in one Acholeplasma hippikon window:
- a CDS encoding helix-turn-helix domain-containing protein: MGRPKGVKNKTESRYWSKEAKYEYVKLVLSGECSALELGRKNNISNGMISTWVRKYNEGGIDALENKRKPGNPLSKFMLKKNLTELEQLQYENMKLRIENERLKKGYTTEEVMEIKLRRKSKANTKS, from the coding sequence ATGGGAAGACCAAAAGGTGTTAAGAATAAGACTGAATCACGATACTGGAGTAAAGAAGCTAAGTATGAATATGTTAAGCTGGTTCTATCGGGCGAATGTAGTGCACTGGAATTAGGAAGAAAGAATAATATATCTAATGGAATGATTTCAACATGGGTCAGAAAATATAATGAAGGTGGCATAGATGCACTAGAGAATAAGAGAAAGCCAGGGAATCCACTTTCTAAATTTATGCTAAAGAAAAACCTAACAGAATTAGAACAACTCCAATATGAAAACATGAAATTAAGAATAGAGAATGAACGTTTAAAAAAAGGATACACAACCGAGGAGGTGATGGAAATAAAGTTAAGAAGAAAATCCAAAGCGAATACGAAATCATAG
- the fni gene encoding type 2 isopentenyl-diphosphate Delta-isomerase yields the protein MSSSRKDDHIRLALLQKEKANRFDDIVLESTDLPDFGVNDVNLKSSYLGYEISYPIYINAMTGGSEKAHQINEFLSKLASHFNIPMVTGSQSIALKDSNFEDSFKVTRLNHKGILVGNINPNYQLEDAKRAITMIDANALSIHLNLVQELVMPEGDRDFTKWSENIKSIVNGLDKPVVVKQVGMGLSQKTINKLKTLGVKNIDVAGSGGTNFLEIETKRGKDDYSYLEDFSLDTADILIQLKNEKDLNIYASGGIRNPLDVIKSLVLGAKAVGMSKFFLNLYKLDYEEAVEIINKFIYDLKKIMVILGVKEIADLNKVKYKIK from the coding sequence ATGAGTAGTAGTAGAAAAGATGATCATATTAGGTTAGCACTTCTACAAAAAGAAAAAGCTAATCGATTTGATGATATTGTATTAGAATCAACAGATTTACCTGATTTTGGCGTAAATGATGTTAATTTAAAATCTAGTTATCTAGGATATGAAATTTCTTATCCGATTTATATCAATGCCATGACAGGTGGATCAGAAAAAGCACATCAAATTAATGAATTCTTATCTAAATTAGCTAGTCACTTTAACATTCCTATGGTTACAGGAAGTCAATCTATTGCTTTAAAGGATTCTAATTTTGAGGATTCATTTAAAGTAACAAGATTAAATCACAAAGGAATTTTAGTTGGCAATATTAACCCAAACTATCAATTAGAAGATGCTAAAAGAGCAATAACAATGATTGATGCTAATGCATTAAGTATTCACCTTAATTTGGTACAAGAGTTAGTCATGCCTGAAGGTGATAGAGATTTCACAAAGTGGAGTGAAAATATTAAGTCTATTGTTAATGGCTTAGATAAGCCTGTAGTTGTTAAACAGGTTGGTATGGGTTTGAGTCAAAAAACAATTAATAAGTTGAAAACATTAGGCGTGAAAAACATTGATGTTGCTGGAAGTGGTGGCACTAACTTCTTAGAAATTGAAACCAAACGAGGTAAAGACGATTATAGTTATTTAGAAGATTTTAGTTTAGATACTGCAGATATATTAATTCAATTAAAAAATGAAAAAGATTTAAATATTTATGCATCAGGAGGTATTAGAAATCCACTTGATGTTATTAAATCTTTAGTCTTAGGAGCAAAAGCAGTAGGTATGTCTAAATTTTTCTTAAATTTATATAAATTAGATTATGAAGAAGCAGTAGAAATAATCAATAAATTTATTTACGATTTAAAGAAGATTATGGTTATTCTAGGCGTGAAAGAAATTGCTGATTTAAACAAAGTTAAATACAAAATCAAATAA
- the guaC gene encoding GMP reductase, giving the protein MQVFDYEDIQLIPSKCIVKSRSECDTTVEFGNRRFKLPVVPANMATIIDEKLAIWLAQNGYFYIMHRFDEAGRIPFIQKMNELGLYTSISVGVKDKEYEFVEEMAKLGLKPDYVTIDIAHGHSDQVIDMIHHLKKHLPETFVIAGNVATPEAVRELENAGADATKVGVGPGKVCITKIKTGFGTGGWQLAALARCAKAARKPIIADGGVRTHGDIAKSIRFGATMIMIGYLFAGHEESPGKTIPVGEQLFKEYFGSASEYQKGAKVNVEGKKILIPHKGKIQDTLKEMEQDLQSSISYAGGKDLEAITKVDYVIVKNSIFNGDTI; this is encoded by the coding sequence ATGCAAGTATTTGATTATGAAGATATACAACTAATTCCTTCTAAATGTATAGTAAAAAGTAGAAGTGAGTGTGACACAACCGTAGAATTTGGTAATAGAAGGTTTAAATTACCAGTAGTTCCAGCTAACATGGCAACAATTATTGATGAGAAACTAGCGATTTGGTTAGCGCAAAACGGTTATTTCTATATCATGCACCGTTTTGATGAAGCAGGAAGAATTCCTTTCATTCAAAAGATGAATGAATTAGGGCTATACACATCTATTTCGGTTGGTGTGAAGGATAAAGAATATGAATTTGTTGAAGAAATGGCTAAATTAGGGTTAAAACCTGATTATGTAACAATTGATATTGCGCATGGTCATTCTGATCAAGTGATTGATATGATTCACCACCTAAAAAAACATTTACCTGAAACATTTGTTATTGCAGGTAATGTTGCAACACCAGAAGCAGTTAGAGAATTAGAAAATGCTGGTGCAGATGCAACTAAGGTTGGTGTTGGTCCAGGTAAAGTATGTATTACTAAAATTAAAACAGGATTTGGTACAGGTGGTTGGCAGTTAGCTGCATTAGCGCGTTGTGCAAAAGCAGCAAGAAAACCAATTATTGCTGATGGTGGTGTAAGAACACATGGGGATATCGCTAAATCAATTAGATTTGGTGCAACCATGATTATGATTGGTTACTTATTTGCTGGACATGAAGAATCACCAGGTAAAACAATCCCAGTTGGTGAACAATTATTCAAAGAATATTTTGGTTCAGCATCTGAATACCAAAAAGGTGCTAAAGTTAATGTTGAAGGTAAGAAAATTTTAATTCCTCACAAAGGTAAGATTCAAGATACATTAAAAGAAATGGAACAAGACTTACAATCAAGTATTTCATATGCTGGTGGTAAAGATTTAGAAGCAATTACTAAAGTTGATTATGTTATTGTTAAAAATTCAATCTTTAATGGAGATACAATTTAA
- a CDS encoding IS3 family transposase: MNIENLCIYMGVSRSGYYKWIKRKGTLNRYQINRLWLIEEIKESYKKHKVWGYKHRAEHIRNKTKRYFSDLLCHQCCKLLGIRSKARMKRHKSGKEHEIYPNLLHDFHTSRPFEKVCTDTTILTHKSGKYDWNLYIDLFDHTIISYDIRRSNYGASPSNHYTAAKNFLRQKQKRGYMNLDTIVHSDQGAIYTSRGFNSLFNHTIKRSMSRIATPTDNPIIESLNGWIKDELKYDYNFYHSDNPLEIIKKYVEYFNNERLAYSLRYKTPIQYRTELRFK, from the coding sequence ATGAATATTGAAAATTTATGTATATATATGGGTGTATCACGATCAGGATATTATAAATGGATAAAAAGAAAAGGTACCTTAAACAGGTACCAAATTAACAGATTATGGTTAATCGAAGAAATCAAAGAAAGTTATAAGAAGCATAAAGTATGGGGTTATAAACATAGAGCGGAGCATATTAGGAATAAAACAAAACGATACTTTTCAGACCTTTTATGCCATCAGTGCTGTAAATTATTAGGTATTCGTTCAAAAGCAAGAATGAAGCGCCACAAGTCCGGAAAAGAACACGAGATATATCCTAATTTACTACATGATTTTCATACAAGTCGTCCATTTGAGAAAGTATGTACAGATACAACAATACTAACGCATAAAAGTGGTAAATATGACTGGAATCTATATATTGATTTATTTGATCATACGATTATATCTTACGATATTAGACGCAGTAATTATGGTGCAAGTCCTTCAAATCACTATACAGCTGCAAAAAACTTTTTAAGACAAAAACAAAAAAGAGGATATATGAACCTTGACACGATTGTGCATTCTGATCAAGGAGCAATATATACCTCAAGAGGATTCAACTCTTTATTTAATCATACCATAAAAAGATCAATGTCGAGAATAGCAACCCCTACAGATAATCCAATTATTGAATCCCTAAATGGTTGGATCAAAGATGAACTTAAATATGACTATAATTTTTATCACAGTGATAATCCATTAGAGATTATAAAAAAGTATGTTGAGTATTTCAATAATGAAAGATTAGCATACTCATTAAGATATAAAACCCCAATACAGTATAGAACTGAATTGAGGTTTAAATAA
- a CDS encoding phosphomevalonate kinase, producing MITLKIPGKLYIIGEYSILKSGNEAVLVAIDKFVNLQIEAATDYEFSSEMGRFKWMMSEKMPVLMYDSLQHAKAAIYVAHMYLKYKKVIPSIYRITLESELTNQDHKKYGLGSSGAVIIAIIKGILRYHHVDFTELDLFKLSVLAQIEINDVTSGGELAASIYGGWVHYKRYDLVWVLNKKGQIDEFMESTWPQLKIEKLDHPKMELAICFSGLSMSTKTYTEKVLKLNNSPWYQNFLNKTYLVVTQFKEALIRNDYYTMKHMVKVYREMLQELENEAGIIIESEPFKKMIEIAESFGYLAKSSGAGFGDCGFAILNQIENKIDLFKAWEDAKLFPLEMKVWSYDE from the coding sequence TTGATAACACTAAAAATTCCTGGGAAATTATATATTATTGGCGAATATTCAATATTAAAGTCTGGTAATGAGGCTGTTTTAGTTGCGATTGATAAGTTTGTTAATTTGCAAATTGAAGCAGCAACTGACTATGAATTCTCTTCTGAAATGGGGCGTTTCAAATGGATGATGTCTGAGAAGATGCCTGTTTTAATGTATGACTCATTACAACATGCTAAGGCAGCAATCTATGTAGCTCATATGTACTTAAAGTATAAAAAGGTTATTCCATCAATTTATCGCATTACTTTAGAATCAGAGTTAACGAATCAAGACCATAAGAAATATGGCTTAGGTTCATCAGGTGCAGTTATTATCGCAATTATCAAAGGAATTTTAAGGTATCACCATGTTGATTTTACGGAGTTGGATTTATTCAAACTTTCCGTTTTAGCACAAATAGAAATTAATGATGTCACAAGTGGTGGTGAACTTGCAGCCTCTATATATGGTGGTTGGGTTCATTATAAACGTTATGATTTAGTTTGGGTATTAAATAAAAAAGGTCAAATTGATGAATTTATGGAATCAACTTGGCCACAATTGAAAATTGAAAAATTAGATCACCCAAAAATGGAACTGGCAATTTGTTTTAGTGGACTATCAATGTCAACAAAAACATATACTGAGAAGGTTTTAAAGCTTAATAACAGTCCTTGGTATCAAAACTTCTTAAATAAAACTTATTTAGTTGTTACACAATTTAAAGAAGCATTGATTAGAAATGATTATTACACAATGAAACATATGGTGAAGGTTTATCGTGAGATGCTTCAAGAATTAGAAAATGAAGCTGGTATTATTATTGAATCAGAACCATTTAAAAAAATGATTGAGATTGCAGAAAGTTTTGGGTATTTAGCTAAATCATCTGGCGCAGGATTTGGTGACTGTGGGTTTGCAATTTTAAATCAAATAGAAAATAAGATAGATTTATTTAAAGCATGGGAAGATGCGAAATTGTTTCCGCTTGAAATGAAAGTTTGGAGTTATGATGAGTAG
- the mvaD gene encoding diphosphomevalonate decarboxylase, protein MKATAKAHVNIALIKYWGKKDIELNLPLTSSLSFTLDKFYTKTTVHYKKELIEDQLYIDQRYITGPEYERVTKYLSKIRQMYNIPYYAMIESENYVPKKAGVASSSSAFAALALAATRAYGIDLSEKELSSLARLGSGSAARSIYGGFAFWNEGYDHLSSYAEPFNGFEDMAVLVCMVDDREKKISSRDAMLELTKNEENKNDWIENTNDFIEQIKEAFINDDFDTVGGIAESHAMLMHYYMQEDGIDYLTDQSFKIIDLTEKLRGQGFPVYATMDAGPNVKILTKKEYIKDVIGSYEKLAKVTVCYKGEGAKII, encoded by the coding sequence ATGAAGGCAACCGCAAAAGCACACGTAAATATCGCATTAATCAAATATTGGGGTAAAAAAGATATTGAATTAAATTTACCTTTAACATCATCTTTAAGTTTCACATTAGATAAGTTTTATACGAAAACAACCGTTCATTATAAGAAAGAATTAATAGAAGACCAATTATATATCGACCAAAGATATATTACTGGTCCTGAATATGAAAGAGTGACAAAGTATCTATCAAAAATTAGACAAATGTATAATATTCCTTATTATGCAATGATTGAATCAGAAAACTATGTCCCTAAAAAAGCAGGAGTTGCATCAAGTTCAAGTGCATTTGCTGCATTAGCATTAGCGGCTACTAGAGCTTATGGTATTGATTTGAGTGAAAAAGAACTATCAAGTCTTGCTAGATTGGGTAGTGGTTCAGCTGCTCGTTCAATATATGGTGGATTTGCATTTTGGAATGAAGGGTATGATCACTTATCTTCATATGCTGAACCATTTAATGGATTTGAAGATATGGCAGTCTTAGTTTGTATGGTTGATGATCGCGAGAAAAAAATATCATCAAGAGATGCTATGCTAGAACTTACTAAAAATGAAGAAAATAAAAATGATTGGATTGAAAATACGAATGATTTCATTGAACAAATCAAAGAAGCATTTATCAATGATGATTTTGACACAGTTGGTGGAATCGCTGAATCTCATGCGATGTTAATGCATTATTACATGCAAGAAGATGGCATTGATTATTTGACCGATCAATCATTTAAAATTATTGATTTAACTGAAAAATTAAGAGGACAAGGATTCCCAGTATATGCAACAATGGATGCCGGTCCAAATGTAAAGATTTTAACTAAAAAAGAGTATATTAAAGATGTCATTGGTAGTTATGAGAAGTTAGCTAAGGTAACAGTATGTTACAAAGGGGAAGGAGCTAAAATCATTTGA
- a CDS encoding 5'-nucleotidase C-terminal domain-containing protein, producing the protein MKKILTGFMIIISMVILVSCFKTEEEKETFKITYMVDYKTYLEQTIVAGKIALEPQSPSKDNYEFKGWYLDLDFSTKYDFVDPVTSDLYLFAKFIDSNPNKPENAEFTFYYINDLHGAVLADGSSMGLASIANVVLTDKTNKPDETLFLGGGDLLQGQIISNYYDGASVIDILNDMKLDAFVVGNHEFDWGFEEVIMPYFNGENELQANYPILGANIYDKNTYKLIDDMGEYTIINKQGLKIAVIGTIGYGLESSISFTRVEKYIFIDPVERTQKLAEHVRTNEGADIVIAVNHQDSSQYNEAVTRFTGNQTVDAVFNGHTHYNYVRYVNGKPVIQSGANGTYLGKLVLSYDQKNGVKVKEAINLNKYNEPRLNTEHPKVKEKVDFYHEEIEPLYEPILYSSKYYSRDEVAYFITDLMLEKTNADVAIHNFGGTRDDISQGEGMSYSKLFQISPFDNTVVTVKILGRNLNYVLSGNANTFKTGLNQNNIDPNKYYVVATNDYIYGGSSILKAGLDVKYTGLTILDMFVENVELQKEMGYLNWNMENRVTLTQLVSITFINKKESYLEF; encoded by the coding sequence ATGAAAAAAATATTAACAGGTTTTATGATTATCATAAGTATGGTTATACTGGTTTCTTGTTTTAAAACCGAAGAAGAAAAAGAAACTTTTAAAATAACATACATGGTTGATTATAAAACTTATTTAGAACAAACCATTGTTGCTGGAAAAATTGCTTTAGAGCCTCAAAGTCCAAGTAAAGATAATTATGAGTTTAAAGGCTGGTATTTAGATTTAGATTTTTCAACAAAATATGATTTTGTTGATCCGGTTACTAGTGATTTATATTTATTTGCGAAATTTATTGATAGTAACCCTAATAAACCTGAAAACGCTGAATTTACGTTCTATTATATTAATGACTTACATGGGGCAGTTTTAGCAGATGGTTCGAGTATGGGTTTAGCAAGTATTGCCAACGTTGTTTTAACGGATAAAACAAATAAGCCAGATGAAACTTTATTTTTAGGTGGCGGGGATTTATTGCAAGGTCAAATTATTTCAAATTATTATGATGGTGCGTCTGTAATTGATATTTTAAATGATATGAAATTAGATGCCTTCGTTGTAGGTAATCATGAATTTGATTGGGGCTTTGAAGAAGTAATTATGCCTTATTTTAATGGCGAAAATGAACTTCAAGCAAATTACCCAATTTTAGGTGCAAATATTTATGATAAAAATACCTACAAACTAATTGATGATATGGGTGAATACACAATCATTAATAAACAAGGATTAAAGATTGCAGTAATTGGAACGATTGGTTATGGTTTAGAATCAAGTATTTCCTTTACAAGAGTTGAAAAATACATTTTTATAGATCCGGTTGAACGTACACAAAAGTTAGCAGAACATGTGAGAACAAACGAAGGTGCTGATATTGTGATTGCGGTGAATCACCAAGATAGTTCACAATATAATGAAGCAGTTACACGTTTTACTGGTAATCAAACAGTTGATGCTGTGTTTAATGGTCATACACATTATAATTATGTAAGATATGTAAATGGTAAACCTGTGATTCAATCTGGAGCAAATGGCACTTACCTAGGAAAACTTGTGTTAAGTTATGATCAAAAAAATGGTGTAAAAGTAAAAGAAGCAATTAACTTAAATAAATATAATGAACCTAGATTAAATACTGAACATCCAAAAGTAAAAGAAAAGGTTGATTTCTATCATGAAGAAATCGAACCATTGTATGAACCAATTCTTTATTCAAGTAAATATTATTCAAGAGATGAAGTTGCTTATTTTATCACTGATTTAATGCTTGAAAAAACGAATGCTGATGTAGCTATTCATAACTTTGGTGGAACAAGAGATGATATTAGTCAAGGTGAAGGTATGAGTTACTCTAAACTGTTCCAAATTTCACCATTTGATAATACAGTAGTTACAGTTAAAATTTTAGGTAGAAATTTAAATTATGTTTTAAGTGGAAATGCAAATACTTTTAAAACAGGTTTAAACCAAAATAATATAGACCCAAACAAATACTATGTGGTTGCAACTAACGATTATATATATGGTGGCAGTTCAATCTTAAAAGCAGGGCTTGATGTGAAGTATACTGGTTTAACTATATTAGATATGTTTGTTGAAAATGTTGAACTTCAAAAAGAGATGGGCTACTTAAATTGGAATATGGAAAACCGAGTTACATTGACTCAGTTAGTATCAATTACTTTCATTAATAAAAAAGAGTCTTATTTAGAGTTTTAA
- a CDS encoding integrase core domain-containing protein, whose translation MNLDTIVHSDQGAIYTSRGFNSLFNHTIKRSMSRIATPTDNPIVESLNGWIKDELKYDYDFYHSDKPLEIIKKYVAYFNNERLAYSLKYKTPIQYRTELGFR comes from the coding sequence ATGAACCTTGACACGATTGTGCACTCTGATCAAGGAGCAATATATACCTCAAGAGGCTTCAACTCTTTATTTAATCATACCATAAAAAGATCAATGTCGAGAATAGCAACCCCTACAGATAATCCAATTGTTGAATCACTTAATGGTTGGATTAAAGACGAACTTAAATATGATTATGATTTTTATCATAGTGATAAACCATTAGAAATTATTAAAAAGTATGTAGCATATTTTAATAATGAAAGACTCGCATACTCATTAAAATATAAAACCCCAATACAGTATAGAACTGAATTAGGGTTTAGATAA
- a CDS encoding ECF transporter S component: protein MKKTEIFDITLTSVFVAIILMMSLVQQLGFLTILPGVAITLVHIPTMIGIFILKPRYGFILGVIFGLGSLIASYMYGATAFDLAFHNPLVSVLPRALFGVAAWGVFQGLQKLSKIKNGNYLVVLLVSIIAIIATVFGARQIAINGGVTNETTMIVVTLIASVFALAFVAFYIYLTVKNNEKELYVSSSFIVGTLVHTVLVLTAVVLFSDFFEMSFGDAVPVILGVAASNGLIEALAAAVIGTPIYIALRQLPQLQRKTKKHSA from the coding sequence ATGAAAAAAACTGAAATATTTGACATAACACTTACCAGTGTCTTTGTAGCGATTATTTTAATGATGTCACTTGTTCAACAGCTAGGATTCTTAACGATTTTACCTGGGGTTGCAATTACATTAGTACATATTCCTACAATGATTGGTATTTTTATTTTAAAACCTAGATATGGATTTATTCTTGGGGTAATATTTGGATTGGGTTCGTTAATTGCTTCATACATGTATGGTGCAACTGCATTCGATCTAGCTTTCCATAACCCATTAGTATCCGTCTTACCTAGAGCACTATTTGGTGTTGCTGCTTGGGGTGTTTTCCAAGGATTACAAAAATTAAGTAAGATTAAAAATGGTAACTATTTAGTTGTCTTGCTTGTATCAATTATTGCAATTATAGCAACTGTATTTGGAGCTAGACAAATTGCTATTAATGGTGGCGTTACTAATGAAACTACGATGATCGTAGTAACGTTAATTGCATCTGTATTTGCCTTAGCATTTGTTGCCTTCTATATTTATTTAACAGTTAAAAATAACGAAAAAGAATTATATGTATCTTCAAGTTTCATTGTAGGTACCTTAGTACATACTGTACTTGTTTTAACAGCAGTAGTATTATTCTCAGATTTTTTTGAAATGAGTTTTGGCGATGCTGTTCCTGTAATTTTAGGAGTTGCAGCAAGCAATGGACTAATTGAAGCATTAGCAGCTGCAGTGATTGGAACACCAATTTATATTGCATTAAGACAATTACCACAACTACAAAGAAAAACAAAAAAACATTCAGCATAA
- a CDS encoding acyl-ACP thioesterase domain-containing protein, with product MYKENRVVKASEIGFHNHIRIKDLIDVIQDLEGSHIESIEPLSALSKENNVGILLNYRYVHIKKWPVYNDALTLVTFPYDTKPFLGYRNSLVYGKNNEIIVESYCLGSFISMDTLTPYRLPLDVIEAITSSTKHPMHYEGRKINLDRNQKFVKESKQVVEASHLDYYNHLNNAFYVEFAYNQLPFDFEFDTLVCEYKYAFNYLDVMTLKTYVVDNGYIIYFYDDENNLNVIVEFRKGK from the coding sequence ATGTATAAAGAAAACCGAGTGGTTAAAGCATCAGAAATTGGCTTTCATAACCATATTAGAATCAAAGACTTAATAGATGTCATTCAAGACTTAGAAGGGTCTCATATTGAGTCTATAGAGCCACTTTCGGCACTATCAAAAGAAAATAATGTAGGTATTTTATTAAATTACCGCTATGTTCATATAAAGAAATGGCCAGTCTATAATGATGCATTAACTTTAGTAACTTTTCCATACGATACTAAACCTTTTTTAGGATATAGAAATTCGTTAGTTTATGGAAAAAATAACGAGATTATAGTTGAATCATATTGCTTAGGTTCATTTATTAGCATGGACACATTAACACCGTATCGATTACCACTTGATGTGATTGAAGCAATCACTTCAAGCACAAAACATCCAATGCATTATGAAGGCAGAAAAATTAATTTAGATCGTAATCAAAAGTTTGTGAAGGAATCAAAACAAGTTGTTGAAGCTTCTCATTTAGATTATTATAATCATTTAAATAATGCCTTCTATGTTGAGTTTGCATATAATCAATTACCGTTTGATTTTGAATTTGATACATTAGTATGTGAGTATAAATATGCATTTAATTATTTAGATGTAATGACATTAAAAACATATGTAGTAGATAATGGATATATAATATATTTTTATGATGATGAAAATAACTTGAATGTTATTGTTGAATTTAGGAAAGGGAAGTAA
- a CDS encoding helix-turn-helix domain-containing protein: MGRPKGVKNKTESRYWSKEAKYKYVKLVLSGEYSAMELGRKNNVSHGMISNWIRKYNEGGIEAL, translated from the coding sequence ATGGGAAGACCCAAAGGTGTTAAGAATAAAACTGAATCACGTTACTGGAGTAAAGAAGCAAAATATAAATATGTTAAGCTGGTTCTATCGGGTGAATATAGTGCCATGGAACTAGGAAGAAAAAATAATGTATCTCATGGAATGATATCAAACTGGATTAGAAAATATAATGAAGGTGGAATAGAGGCATTATAG
- a CDS encoding M20 metallopeptidase family protein, protein MLEKLTQYRRDLHQIPELGFDLEKTSAYVKEKLISFGYEPKVNAKTGLVAFKKGKLNRAVAFRADMDALPVTEMCDVPFKSKHEGKMHACGHDGHTAMLLGFAEYVSKQELLNESIVFIFQPAEEGPGGAEVMIKEGALKDYNVTKIFGLHLFPGLEEGLIGIKEGPFLARNAELEFIIKGKSAHGAQPHQGVDAILAASNLVVGLHQIVSRNINPFDPAVITIGTINGGEAENIIANEVKITGTVRAFTDEVFETLKSQILKTVHANKEQFNVEYDGFIFKEYYPAVNNDKTLFELVKSSFEENEYKLENAYTFSEDFAYYQKEVPGIFSFIGTKNVEKDFIYPLHNNKFNFDEKVLVNGLNFYIRVSKKLNLFK, encoded by the coding sequence ATGTTAGAAAAACTTACACAGTATAGAAGAGACTTACATCAAATACCAGAACTAGGTTTTGATTTAGAGAAAACAAGTGCATATGTGAAAGAAAAATTAATCTCTTTTGGCTATGAACCAAAAGTAAATGCTAAAACTGGGTTGGTCGCTTTTAAAAAAGGAAAACTTAATCGTGCAGTTGCATTTCGTGCAGATATGGATGCCTTACCTGTAACTGAAATGTGTGATGTTCCATTTAAATCTAAACATGAAGGTAAAATGCATGCATGTGGTCATGATGGACATACAGCAATGTTATTAGGTTTTGCTGAATATGTAAGTAAACAAGAATTATTAAATGAATCTATCGTCTTTATTTTTCAGCCTGCAGAAGAAGGACCAGGTGGTGCTGAGGTAATGATTAAAGAGGGTGCTTTAAAAGATTATAATGTAACTAAAATATTTGGCTTGCATTTATTTCCTGGACTAGAAGAAGGATTAATCGGTATTAAAGAAGGACCATTCTTAGCAAGAAATGCCGAGCTTGAATTCATCATTAAAGGTAAGAGTGCACATGGAGCACAACCACATCAAGGCGTAGATGCAATTTTAGCAGCATCCAACTTAGTTGTAGGTCTCCATCAAATTGTAAGTCGTAACATTAATCCATTTGATCCTGCTGTTATCACAATTGGTACTATTAATGGTGGTGAGGCTGAAAATATTATAGCAAATGAAGTAAAAATCACAGGTACAGTTAGAGCGTTTACCGATGAAGTTTTTGAAACGTTAAAGTCACAAATTTTAAAAACAGTTCATGCCAATAAAGAACAATTCAATGTTGAATATGATGGCTTTATCTTTAAAGAATATTATCCAGCAGTTAATAATGATAAAACATTATTTGAATTAGTAAAATCATCGTTTGAAGAAAATGAATATAAATTGGAAAATGCTTATACATTTAGCGAAGACTTTGCATATTACCAAAAAGAAGTGCCAGGTATATTTTCATTTATTGGAACTAAAAATGTAGAAAAAGATTTTATCTATCCTTTGCATAATAATAAATTCAACTTTGATGAAAAAGTATTAGTTAATGGATTGAATTTTTATATTCGAGTTTCAAAAAAATTAAACTTATTTAAATAA